A section of the Merismopedia glauca CCAP 1448/3 genome encodes:
- the pstB gene encoding phosphate ABC transporter ATP-binding protein PstB yields MLNSIVITPEAEVNNLNFYYGSVHALKNVNLPVYKNCVTSLIGPSGCGKTTLLRCFNRMHDLYPGNRYQGEIWFNSDEVNILGRKVDPIEIRMRISMVFQKPNPFPKSIYENVAYGLRVRGESNRSILDREVEQALRYSALWDEVKDRLNDIASNLSGGQQQRLCIARALATSPEIILFDEPTSALDPISTANIEELISKLKEKVTILIVTHNMQQAARISDFTAFMYLGEIVEFDETKTIFNEPGKKQTQDYIKGRFG; encoded by the coding sequence ATGCTTAATTCAATTGTTATTACCCCAGAAGCTGAAGTTAATAATCTAAATTTTTATTATGGTTCCGTTCATGCCTTAAAAAATGTCAATTTACCAGTTTATAAAAACTGTGTTACCTCATTAATCGGTCCTTCTGGCTGTGGTAAAACAACCCTACTGCGATGCTTTAATCGAATGCACGATCTTTATCCTGGTAATCGCTATCAAGGAGAAATTTGGTTCAACTCAGATGAAGTTAACATTTTAGGAAGGAAGGTAGATCCAATAGAAATCAGAATGCGGATTAGTATGGTATTTCAAAAACCTAATCCGTTTCCAAAATCGATTTATGAAAATGTTGCTTATGGGTTACGAGTGCGCGGTGAATCTAACCGAAGTATCCTAGATAGAGAAGTCGAACAAGCGCTTAGATATTCAGCTTTATGGGATGAAGTAAAAGATAGATTAAACGACATTGCAAGTAACCTTTCCGGCGGTCAACAACAGCGATTATGCATAGCGCGCGCTTTAGCAACTAGTCCCGAAATAATTTTATTTGATGAACCTACCTCAGCTTTAGATCCAATTTCTACTGCCAATATTGAAGAATTAATTAGTAAATTAAAAGAAAAAGTTACCATTCTAATTGTAACTCACAATATGCAGCAAGCCGCCAGAATTTCAGATTTTACAGCTTTTATGTATTTAGGAGAAATAGTTGAGTTTGACGAAACAAAAACGATTTTCAATGAGCCTGGAAAGAAACAAACACAAGATTATATCAAAGGACGTTTTGGTTAA